Proteins found in one Venturia canescens isolate UGA chromosome 6, ASM1945775v1, whole genome shotgun sequence genomic segment:
- the LOC122412559 gene encoding 40S ribosomal protein S6-like isoform X1 produces the protein MKLNVSHPATGCQKLLEIVDEHKLRMFYEKRMGAEVQADTLGDEWKGYVVRIAGGNDKQGFPMKQGVLTNGRVRLLLSKGHSCYRPRRTGERKRKSVRGCIVDANLSVLALIIIKKGEQEIPGLTDKNLPRRLGPKRAGRIRKLFNLTKEDDLREFVVKRPIQKEGKKERLKAPKIQRLITPLVLQRKRHRIALKKRLKVAHKEQADVYAKLLARRHKEAMVRRQEALKRKRSASMRNSKSSGHSAPATK, from the exons ATGAAG CTCAACGTGTCGCACCCGGCAACGGGATGTCAAAAACTGTTGGAAATAGTCGACGAGCACAAACTTCGCATGTTTTACGAAAAACGGATGGGTGCTGAAGTCCAAGCCGATACCCTGGGTGACGAGTGGAAAGGATATGTCGTTCGTATCGCCGGTGGAAATGACAAGCAAGGTTTCCCTATGAAACAGGGTGTTCTTACGAATg GTCGTGTACGGCTCCTTTTATCCAAGGGTCATTCGTGCTATCGACCTCGTCGAACTGGAGAACGGAAGCGAAAGTCTGTTCGTGGATGCATTGTGGATGCCAATCTGTCTGTTTTGGCACTAATCATTATCAAGAAAGGAGAACAG GAAATTCCTGGATTGACCGATAAAAATTTACCACGCCGTTTGGGACCAAAGAGAGCCGGACGAATTCGAAAACTGTTCAACCTAACCAAGGAAGATGATCTCCGTGAATTCGTTGTTAAGCGACCCATTCAGAAAGAAGGCAAAAAAGAACGGTTGAAGGCACCCAAAATCCAACGGCTTATAACACCTTTGGTGCTCCAACGTAAAAGACACAGGATCGCTCTGAAAAAGAGACTCAAAGTTGCTCACAAAGAACAAGCTGATGTTTATGCCAAACTATTGGCTCGGAGACACAAGGAAGCCATGGTCAGGCGTCAAGAAGCGTTGAAGAGGAAGCGAAGTGCCTCAATGCGCAACTCCAAATCCTCTGGACACTCTGCCCCTGCTACAAAATAA
- the LOC122412559 gene encoding 40S ribosomal protein S6-like isoform X2 — protein sequence MFYEKRMGAEVQADTLGDEWKGYVVRIAGGNDKQGFPMKQGVLTNGRVRLLLSKGHSCYRPRRTGERKRKSVRGCIVDANLSVLALIIIKKGEQEIPGLTDKNLPRRLGPKRAGRIRKLFNLTKEDDLREFVVKRPIQKEGKKERLKAPKIQRLITPLVLQRKRHRIALKKRLKVAHKEQADVYAKLLARRHKEAMVRRQEALKRKRSASMRNSKSSGHSAPATK from the exons ATGTTTTACGAAAAACGGATGGGTGCTGAAGTCCAAGCCGATACCCTGGGTGACGAGTGGAAAGGATATGTCGTTCGTATCGCCGGTGGAAATGACAAGCAAGGTTTCCCTATGAAACAGGGTGTTCTTACGAATg GTCGTGTACGGCTCCTTTTATCCAAGGGTCATTCGTGCTATCGACCTCGTCGAACTGGAGAACGGAAGCGAAAGTCTGTTCGTGGATGCATTGTGGATGCCAATCTGTCTGTTTTGGCACTAATCATTATCAAGAAAGGAGAACAG GAAATTCCTGGATTGACCGATAAAAATTTACCACGCCGTTTGGGACCAAAGAGAGCCGGACGAATTCGAAAACTGTTCAACCTAACCAAGGAAGATGATCTCCGTGAATTCGTTGTTAAGCGACCCATTCAGAAAGAAGGCAAAAAAGAACGGTTGAAGGCACCCAAAATCCAACGGCTTATAACACCTTTGGTGCTCCAACGTAAAAGACACAGGATCGCTCTGAAAAAGAGACTCAAAGTTGCTCACAAAGAACAAGCTGATGTTTATGCCAAACTATTGGCTCGGAGACACAAGGAAGCCATGGTCAGGCGTCAAGAAGCGTTGAAGAGGAAGCGAAGTGCCTCAATGCGCAACTCCAAATCCTCTGGACACTCTGCCCCTGCTACAAAATAA
- the Impbeta11 gene encoding importin-11 isoform X1, giving the protein MECIENQLSTITLDTSSLIQQGRITMDTALIQVLEQACSQDPKILTPAEQILKQWETERGLYTALFDVFSNHSLAMNVRWMAVLYFKNGVERYWRKTAPNAMAEDEKELLRQRLISNFNEPIDHLAIQIAEAIAKIARLDCPREWNTLIPTLLEAAGAQNSLTQHRAIYTLQRVVKTLASKRLLEDQQLFRELSSNISNFIFNLWNTFSESFLILASNGADVQQLQEIMGKAHLLLKILKHLTVHGFPPNSRDIPFLKVIFERARATLECRKTLISRGIHIEVCDKFLVHLTKVLLGVLEFLPSCYVEVIPTSLEFTYFYCFTEAGQRLTFERFTIQCLNILKIILSLKAFKQRWGATRSDPSKLDPELYDRVKHYQRDFFTDQRLTEICYRLVTHYFLLTPADLELWDTDPENFVIEEYRNAWKYSSRPCTKAIFVALIQEFYEAPKSMLMDLLQRHHQPADPNDLNAILLKDALYTAFGLTLFFLDGKVDFDQWWSTVLKQELQLRGTNYRIIRRRVCWLIGQGISDTNMSRKLKQEAYELIIQSLRSEEDLCIRLAASDALQQLISGFDFKPEDFQTYLESAFFMLCSLLKESNECDTKMRVLCGISFLIQRTVFGIKPYLNSFIAYLPDLWQQSEEHNMLRCGIVSVLVNLANALGSDCVTIEPLVVAVVGLSCDVHQDDHVYLLENGLELWLALLEATSTSSPGMMGLLKNMPDLFDCSSENLRRCMDIMTAYVVLVPMEFICEHGHLLIDLFKSRISDMRDEEVAVISRLFETCLMVLPQESIQLMKPILAKIFENVYKGTASFDLMLMSLCIMSRVLLSSKETFAQVISELARSVGDNATEESVLGQIIEVWVIRMTSLTNSTKLLSLGLCSLLSPDSPQIVFQHFPQMIYRIAETFRLEIEYPDAQPSGEQPSSSSEFEVSYLSEHDRRVDKLLLSDPAHIVSLKDTLQNQLITLRRVMGEDQFQQMLSTIPDDVDKTLLKEFFTFSTVLNEPY; this is encoded by the exons ATGGAATGTATCGAAAATCAACTGAGTACTATTACTCTTGATACGTCATCTCTAATTCAGCAAG GTAGGATAACAATGGATACGGCTCTTATACAAGTTCTGGAACAAGCCTGTAGCCAAGATCCTAAAATATTGACACCTGCTGAACAGATATTGAAGCAATGGGAAACGGAGAGAGGTCTCTACACTGCGTTATTC GATGTATTTTCCAATCATTCCCTGGCGATGAATGTAAGATGGATGGCTGTTTTATACTTTAAGAATGGAGTTGAAAGATATTGGAGAAAAACAGCTCCCAA CGCGATGGCAGAAGATGAAAAAGAACTTTTACGCCAGCGTttgatttcaaattttaatgaaCCTATTGATCACTTGGCAATCCAGATAGCAGAGGCAATCGCCAAAATAGCGAG GTTGGATTGTCCCAGAGAGTGGAATACATTGATTCCGACGCTTCTCGAAGCAGCGGGAgcacaaaattcactgacgcAGCATCGTGCCATATACACTCTTCAAAGGGTTGTCAAAACTTTGGCTTCCAAGCGTTTGTTGGAGGATCAGCAGCTGTTTCGGGAGCTTTCCTCCAATATATCCAACTTTATTTTCAACCTATGGAATACTTTTTCGGAATCGTTCCTCATATTAGCCTCGAACGGCGCGGACGTTCAACAACTGCAAGAGATAATGGGAAAAGCTCATCTCCTTTTGAAGATTCTCAAACATTTGACGGTCCACGGATTTCCGCCCAACTCCCGAGATATACCCTTTTTGAAAGTGATTTTCGAACGGGCGAGAGCTACCCTCGAGTGCA GAAAAACACTGATATCGCGAGGCATTCATATAGAAGTTTGTGACAAATTTCTCGTACATTTGACTAAAGTGTTGTTGGGAGTATTGGAATTTCTTCCATCCTGTTATGTTGAAGTAATACCAACGTCCCTGGAATTTACCTATTTCTACTGCTTTACCGAAGCTGGCCAGCGTTTAACCTTCGAAAGATTTACTATTCAGTGTTTAAATATACTCAAAATAATACTTTCGTTGAAAGCGTTCAAACAGAGATGGGGCGCTACAAGATCGGACCCAAGCA AGCTTGATCCAGAATTATATGATCGAGTAAAACACTACCAGCGAGATTTTTTCACCGATCAGAGGTTGACGGAAATTTGCTACAGGCTGGTGACGCACTATTTTTTACTGACACCAGCGGATTTGGAGCTTTGGGACACCGATCCCGAGAACTTTG TCATTGAAGAATATCGCAATGCGTGGAAATACAGTTCAAGG CCGTGTACCAAGGCAATTTTTGTAGCGTTAATCCAGGAATTTTATGAAGCTCCCAAATCCATGTTAATGGACCTTTTGCAGAGGCATCATCAGCCAGCAGATCCAAACGATTTAAACGCTATATTACTCAAAGATGCTCTCTACACTGCGTTCGGCctcacattattttttctcgacgGCAAG GTTGATTTTGATCAATGGTGGTCAACGGTGTTAAAACAAGAGCTTCAGCTACGGGGTACTAACTACAGAATAATCAGGAGACGAGTCTGTTGGCTAATTGGACAAGGGATCAGCGATACAAATATGAGTCGAAAGCTGAAACAGGAAGCGTACGAACTAATCATTCAGTCACTGAGATCAGAGGAAGATCTTTGTATCAGATTAGCCGCTAGTGATGCTCTTCAACAGCTTATCAGTGGATTCGATTTTAAGCCAGAGGACTTTCAGACCTATTTAGAATCAGCCTTTTTCATGCTGTGCTCGCTTCTTAAAGAATCCAACGAATGTGACACGAag ATGCGGGTTCTTTGTGGAATATCGTTCTTGATTCAGCGTACTGTCTTCGGCATAAAACCCTATCTAAATTCATTCATCGCTTATCTACCTGATCTTTGGCAACAATCGGAGGAGCACAATATGTTGCGATGTGGAATCGTTTCGGTGCTTGTAAATTTGGCTAAC GCTCTGGGTTCGGACTGTGTCACCATCGAGCCTCTAGTCGTCGCGGTTGTTGGTCTCAGTTGCGACGTTCATCAAGACGATCACGTTTACCTCTTGGAAAATGGTCTCGAACTTTGGCTCGCGTTATTAGAAGCTACTTCAACTTCAAGCCCAGGAATGATGGGCCTTCTGAAGAACATGCCGGATCTGTTCG ATTGTTCGTCGGAAAATCTTCGACGGTGCATGGACATAATGACAGCTTACGTTGTACTCGTTCCCATGGAATTTATCTGCGAACACGGACATCTGCTCATCGATTTGTTCAAGTCACGTATCAGTGATATGAGAGATGAAGAAGTAGCTGTGATTTCAAGACTCTTCGAAACTTGTTTGATGGTTCTACCGCAAGAAAGTATACAATTGATGAAACCTATTTTGGCCAAAATATTCGA GAACGTCTACAAAGGAACGGCATCGTTCGATCTGATGTTGATGTCTTTGTGTATCATGTCTCGAGTTCTGCTTAGTTCGAAAGAAACGTTTGCCCAAGTCATAAGTGAACTCGCTCGGAGCGTCGGCGATAATGCTACGGAGGAAAGCGTTCTCGGTCAAATAATAGAAGTTTGGGTAATTCGTATGACCTCCTTAACGAACTCAACGAAGCTTTTGTCTTTGGGACTTTGCTCGCTATTAAGCCCGGATAGTCCGCAAATAGTTTTTCAACACTTTCCTCAGATGATATATCGTATCGCGGAGACATTCAGACTTGAAATTGAGTATCCCGA TGCTCAGCCCTCCGGCGAACAACCGAGTTCATCCTCTGAATTCGAAGTAAGTTACTTGTCGGAGCACGATCGAAGAGTCGATAAGCTCTTGCTTAGCGATCCTGCTCACATCGTTTCTCTCAAAGACACCCTGCAAAATCAACTCATTACTCTCCGGAGGGTGATGGGAGAAGATCAGTTTCAACAAATGCTTTCGACAATTCCCGACGATGTcgataaaacattattgaaagagtttttcactttttcaacCGTTCTAAACGAACCATACTAA
- the Impbeta11 gene encoding importin-11 isoform X2, whose amino-acid sequence MDTALIQVLEQACSQDPKILTPAEQILKQWETERGLYTALFDVFSNHSLAMNVRWMAVLYFKNGVERYWRKTAPNAMAEDEKELLRQRLISNFNEPIDHLAIQIAEAIAKIARLDCPREWNTLIPTLLEAAGAQNSLTQHRAIYTLQRVVKTLASKRLLEDQQLFRELSSNISNFIFNLWNTFSESFLILASNGADVQQLQEIMGKAHLLLKILKHLTVHGFPPNSRDIPFLKVIFERARATLECRKTLISRGIHIEVCDKFLVHLTKVLLGVLEFLPSCYVEVIPTSLEFTYFYCFTEAGQRLTFERFTIQCLNILKIILSLKAFKQRWGATRSDPSKLDPELYDRVKHYQRDFFTDQRLTEICYRLVTHYFLLTPADLELWDTDPENFVIEEYRNAWKYSSRPCTKAIFVALIQEFYEAPKSMLMDLLQRHHQPADPNDLNAILLKDALYTAFGLTLFFLDGKVDFDQWWSTVLKQELQLRGTNYRIIRRRVCWLIGQGISDTNMSRKLKQEAYELIIQSLRSEEDLCIRLAASDALQQLISGFDFKPEDFQTYLESAFFMLCSLLKESNECDTKMRVLCGISFLIQRTVFGIKPYLNSFIAYLPDLWQQSEEHNMLRCGIVSVLVNLANALGSDCVTIEPLVVAVVGLSCDVHQDDHVYLLENGLELWLALLEATSTSSPGMMGLLKNMPDLFDCSSENLRRCMDIMTAYVVLVPMEFICEHGHLLIDLFKSRISDMRDEEVAVISRLFETCLMVLPQESIQLMKPILAKIFENVYKGTASFDLMLMSLCIMSRVLLSSKETFAQVISELARSVGDNATEESVLGQIIEVWVIRMTSLTNSTKLLSLGLCSLLSPDSPQIVFQHFPQMIYRIAETFRLEIEYPDAQPSGEQPSSSSEFEVSYLSEHDRRVDKLLLSDPAHIVSLKDTLQNQLITLRRVMGEDQFQQMLSTIPDDVDKTLLKEFFTFSTVLNEPY is encoded by the exons ATGGATACGGCTCTTATACAAGTTCTGGAACAAGCCTGTAGCCAAGATCCTAAAATATTGACACCTGCTGAACAGATATTGAAGCAATGGGAAACGGAGAGAGGTCTCTACACTGCGTTATTC GATGTATTTTCCAATCATTCCCTGGCGATGAATGTAAGATGGATGGCTGTTTTATACTTTAAGAATGGAGTTGAAAGATATTGGAGAAAAACAGCTCCCAA CGCGATGGCAGAAGATGAAAAAGAACTTTTACGCCAGCGTttgatttcaaattttaatgaaCCTATTGATCACTTGGCAATCCAGATAGCAGAGGCAATCGCCAAAATAGCGAG GTTGGATTGTCCCAGAGAGTGGAATACATTGATTCCGACGCTTCTCGAAGCAGCGGGAgcacaaaattcactgacgcAGCATCGTGCCATATACACTCTTCAAAGGGTTGTCAAAACTTTGGCTTCCAAGCGTTTGTTGGAGGATCAGCAGCTGTTTCGGGAGCTTTCCTCCAATATATCCAACTTTATTTTCAACCTATGGAATACTTTTTCGGAATCGTTCCTCATATTAGCCTCGAACGGCGCGGACGTTCAACAACTGCAAGAGATAATGGGAAAAGCTCATCTCCTTTTGAAGATTCTCAAACATTTGACGGTCCACGGATTTCCGCCCAACTCCCGAGATATACCCTTTTTGAAAGTGATTTTCGAACGGGCGAGAGCTACCCTCGAGTGCA GAAAAACACTGATATCGCGAGGCATTCATATAGAAGTTTGTGACAAATTTCTCGTACATTTGACTAAAGTGTTGTTGGGAGTATTGGAATTTCTTCCATCCTGTTATGTTGAAGTAATACCAACGTCCCTGGAATTTACCTATTTCTACTGCTTTACCGAAGCTGGCCAGCGTTTAACCTTCGAAAGATTTACTATTCAGTGTTTAAATATACTCAAAATAATACTTTCGTTGAAAGCGTTCAAACAGAGATGGGGCGCTACAAGATCGGACCCAAGCA AGCTTGATCCAGAATTATATGATCGAGTAAAACACTACCAGCGAGATTTTTTCACCGATCAGAGGTTGACGGAAATTTGCTACAGGCTGGTGACGCACTATTTTTTACTGACACCAGCGGATTTGGAGCTTTGGGACACCGATCCCGAGAACTTTG TCATTGAAGAATATCGCAATGCGTGGAAATACAGTTCAAGG CCGTGTACCAAGGCAATTTTTGTAGCGTTAATCCAGGAATTTTATGAAGCTCCCAAATCCATGTTAATGGACCTTTTGCAGAGGCATCATCAGCCAGCAGATCCAAACGATTTAAACGCTATATTACTCAAAGATGCTCTCTACACTGCGTTCGGCctcacattattttttctcgacgGCAAG GTTGATTTTGATCAATGGTGGTCAACGGTGTTAAAACAAGAGCTTCAGCTACGGGGTACTAACTACAGAATAATCAGGAGACGAGTCTGTTGGCTAATTGGACAAGGGATCAGCGATACAAATATGAGTCGAAAGCTGAAACAGGAAGCGTACGAACTAATCATTCAGTCACTGAGATCAGAGGAAGATCTTTGTATCAGATTAGCCGCTAGTGATGCTCTTCAACAGCTTATCAGTGGATTCGATTTTAAGCCAGAGGACTTTCAGACCTATTTAGAATCAGCCTTTTTCATGCTGTGCTCGCTTCTTAAAGAATCCAACGAATGTGACACGAag ATGCGGGTTCTTTGTGGAATATCGTTCTTGATTCAGCGTACTGTCTTCGGCATAAAACCCTATCTAAATTCATTCATCGCTTATCTACCTGATCTTTGGCAACAATCGGAGGAGCACAATATGTTGCGATGTGGAATCGTTTCGGTGCTTGTAAATTTGGCTAAC GCTCTGGGTTCGGACTGTGTCACCATCGAGCCTCTAGTCGTCGCGGTTGTTGGTCTCAGTTGCGACGTTCATCAAGACGATCACGTTTACCTCTTGGAAAATGGTCTCGAACTTTGGCTCGCGTTATTAGAAGCTACTTCAACTTCAAGCCCAGGAATGATGGGCCTTCTGAAGAACATGCCGGATCTGTTCG ATTGTTCGTCGGAAAATCTTCGACGGTGCATGGACATAATGACAGCTTACGTTGTACTCGTTCCCATGGAATTTATCTGCGAACACGGACATCTGCTCATCGATTTGTTCAAGTCACGTATCAGTGATATGAGAGATGAAGAAGTAGCTGTGATTTCAAGACTCTTCGAAACTTGTTTGATGGTTCTACCGCAAGAAAGTATACAATTGATGAAACCTATTTTGGCCAAAATATTCGA GAACGTCTACAAAGGAACGGCATCGTTCGATCTGATGTTGATGTCTTTGTGTATCATGTCTCGAGTTCTGCTTAGTTCGAAAGAAACGTTTGCCCAAGTCATAAGTGAACTCGCTCGGAGCGTCGGCGATAATGCTACGGAGGAAAGCGTTCTCGGTCAAATAATAGAAGTTTGGGTAATTCGTATGACCTCCTTAACGAACTCAACGAAGCTTTTGTCTTTGGGACTTTGCTCGCTATTAAGCCCGGATAGTCCGCAAATAGTTTTTCAACACTTTCCTCAGATGATATATCGTATCGCGGAGACATTCAGACTTGAAATTGAGTATCCCGA TGCTCAGCCCTCCGGCGAACAACCGAGTTCATCCTCTGAATTCGAAGTAAGTTACTTGTCGGAGCACGATCGAAGAGTCGATAAGCTCTTGCTTAGCGATCCTGCTCACATCGTTTCTCTCAAAGACACCCTGCAAAATCAACTCATTACTCTCCGGAGGGTGATGGGAGAAGATCAGTTTCAACAAATGCTTTCGACAATTCCCGACGATGTcgataaaacattattgaaagagtttttcactttttcaacCGTTCTAAACGAACCATACTAA